DNA sequence from the Gordonia polyisoprenivorans genome:
GATCGGACTGACGATCGAGGAACAGACCCGAGCCCAGATGGAACGGCTCGGAGTCATCGAGCCGTCCGAACGGGACTTCGACGCGGAGTTCACCGGCGCACTCGCGGTGATCATCGACGGCGCCCGCAGTCGCGCCCGCGTGGCCGGGCACCCGTAGAACCACCGGGCGCCGGTAGCGTCGAGAGTGCGCACACGTCCGCCTCCGCACGAAAGTCCGACTCCCATCGTGTCCACCGCCCAGGCAGTCCGTACCCCGTCCGGGTCGGCGACCCCCGCGGCGCAGTCCTACCGCACCGATCTCGACGGGCTACGCGGGATCGCGATCGCACTGGTGGCGTGCTTTCACATCTGGTTCGGCCGGGTCTCCGGCGGGGTGGACGTCTTCCTGACGCTGTCGGGTTTCTTCTTCATCGGCTCACTCCTGCGCCACACCATCGCAAGTCAATCCCCCGACGTCGGCCTGGCCGCGACCATCAATCCGTGGCCCCGCCTGCGCCGACTCCTCCGCCGCCTGCTGCCGGCCCTGCTCACCGTCCTGGGTGCGGTGCTGATCCTGACGGTGCTCCTACTCCCGCCGACCCGATGGGCCAACATCGGTCGCGAGCTCACGGCGAGCGCCCTGTACTACCAGAACTGGTATCTGGCTCTGAACTCGCAGGACTACCTCGCGGCGAGCTCGGCGAACAGTCCCCTGCAACACATCTGGTCGATGTCGGTGCAGGGCCAGTTCTTTCTCGCCACGCTCCTGGTCGCGCTGGGCTTCGCCGGACTGGTCAAACTCGCCGCGCGGGTGATCGCACCGATCGCCACACCGCACACCATCCGCGTGTGCGTGGGGGTGGCGTTGCTCGGCGCGGCGGCGATCTCGTTCTACTGGGCCGACATGCGCATGGGCGTGAACCAGCAGTGGAACTACTTCGACACGCTCTCCCGTCTGTGGGAGCCGCTGGCCGGAGGACTGCTCGCGGTCTGGTTGCCCCGATGGCGTATCCCTCGAGCGGTGCGCACCCTCGCCGGCGCGATCGCACTCGGACTGATCATCACCTGCGGATGGTGGATCGACGGGGTGGACTCCTATCCCGGCCCGTGGGCGCTGGTGCCGGTCGGATCCACCCTGATCCTCATCTGGGCGGGCGCGGCGGCCCTCGAACAGCGCTCCGGTGCCCGACACGCACGTCCGGTCCATCCGCTGCCGATGATCAACCGGCTGCTGGCCTCCCCCGGGCCGGTGTGGTTGGGGACCATCGCCTACGCGCTCTATCTGTGGCATTGGCCGCTGCTGATCTTCTTCCTCAACTGGCGCGGTAAAGAGCAAGCGTCGTTCCTCGACGGTGTATGCCTGCTGGTGGTCTCGATCGGTCTGGCATGGCTGACCAAGCGCTATATCGAGGACCCGCTGCGCACCCGGACCGCACCCGGTGGCCGGGACCGGGCGACACGTCGCCTGCCCTCCTACACCGCCGTGCTCACCTCGATCCTCCTCGTGCTCAGCATGTCGGGGGCGGTCGCGATCGGGATGTGGCAGCGACACGTGGCGACGCTGACCGTCGACACCGCCGACCTCGATCCGCGTGACTACCCCGGTGCCCGCGCATTGCTCGACGGTGCGCCGGTCCCGGCACTCGATCCGCAGCCGACGCCGCTCGCGGTCATCGAAGACTTTCCGGAGACCTCGACCGACGGGTACATGAGCAGCTTCGAGGACCCGTCGATCCACGTCGGGGTGTACGGCGACCCGAACGCGCAACGCACCGTCGCGCTCGCGGGCGGTTCGCATGCCGAGATGTGGATCAGCGCCTTGCACCTGCTCGGCAAGAGACACCACTTCCGCGTCACCACCTACCTGAAGATGGGGTGCCCGCTCTCGACCGAGGAACTGCCGTCGATGCAGAACGGCGTCCCGTATCCGCAGTGCCACGACTGGGTGCAGCGGGTGATCCCCCGGATTATCGCCGACCGCCCCGACGCGGTGTTCACCACCTCGACCCGCCCGGACACCGCAGCCGCCGGCGACGTGTTGCCGGACACGTACGTGCCGGTGTTCGAACGATTCACCGATGCCGGTATCCCCGTTCTCGGTATGCGGGACACGCCCTGGCCGCATGACGCGCGGGGTGCCATCGACACCCCCACCTGCCTCGCCGACGGCGGCAACGGTGAGTCCTGCGGAACCGATCGCGCCTCGGCTCTCGACGCCCGCGATCCGGCGGCCGCGCTCGCCGCCACCGACCCGCTGTTCCATGCCCTCGATCTGTCCGACGGGGTCTGCACTCCCGAGCGCTGTCCCGCGATCGTCGGCAACATCATCGTGTACAAGGACTGGCATCACCTCAGCGCCACCTACGTGCGCAGTCTCACCGACGGACTCGGTGTGCAGCTCCGGCGAGCGCTGCCCTGGACCGGCGGTGTGGGAGGGTGAGCGCTCCGGAGGCGAGTGGCTTGCTTCCGAGATGAATGCGCGCCGTATCGCGACTACTGTCGGTGCATGACCGACAGAAGGTGGGCATGACCGTACCGCCAACCGCCGATGACGCCACAGGTACCGAGACCACAGGTACCGACACCACGGGTACCGAGACTGCAGGCACCGAGTCTTCTGCCACCGCGACCGGTACCGCCACCACCGCGGCGCCGCGCAGCAGCAGCACCCGACCGCATCCGACGGAGAAGCTCGTCGCCGACGGCGCCCAGGCGGAGGCGATGGTCGAGCCGGAGCCCGCGCCGATTCCGGTGTGGCCCGGTCAGGCGTACCCGCTCGGCGCCACCTACGACGGCGTGGGAACCAACTTCTCCCTGTTCTCCGAGGCCGCCGAAGCGGTGGATCTGTGCCTGATCGATCGCGACGGCAACGAACGCCGTATACGCATCGAGGAGGTCGACGGATACTGCTGGCATTGCTATCTGCCCAATGTGGGTCCCGGCCAGTTCTACGGCTACCGAGTCCACGGACCGTATGATCCCGGACGCGGATTGCGTTGCGACCCGAGCAAATTGCTGCTCGATCCCTACGGCAAGGCCTATCACGGCGAGTTCGACGGCGACGCGTCACTGTTCTCGTATCCGCTGCCCGAGAGCACCCACGACGACGCGGGCACGGACGAGAGCTCCGACGATGCGGACGGTTGCCTCGACGAGGCGGATACCGCCGCGATCGAAGCCGACGAGGTCACCGAGACCGACTCCGCCGACGAGACCGACCCTGCCGACGAGACCGACTCTGCGACAACGGTTGCCGAAGAAGCGACCACTACGGAAACAATCGACTCGCACGCCGCTGACACGCAGGCTGCCGGGTCCGCAGGGTCCGATGCAGCGGGTTCCGGCGCAGAGGCATCCGATACAGAGGCGTCCGATGCAGCGGGGGCCGATGCCGGGGCGTCCGGTGCCGGGGCACCGGGTGCCGAACAGCCCGATGCAGAGGGGGCTTC
Encoded proteins:
- a CDS encoding acyltransferase family protein — translated: MSTAQAVRTPSGSATPAAQSYRTDLDGLRGIAIALVACFHIWFGRVSGGVDVFLTLSGFFFIGSLLRHTIASQSPDVGLAATINPWPRLRRLLRRLLPALLTVLGAVLILTVLLLPPTRWANIGRELTASALYYQNWYLALNSQDYLAASSANSPLQHIWSMSVQGQFFLATLLVALGFAGLVKLAARVIAPIATPHTIRVCVGVALLGAAAISFYWADMRMGVNQQWNYFDTLSRLWEPLAGGLLAVWLPRWRIPRAVRTLAGAIALGLIITCGWWIDGVDSYPGPWALVPVGSTLILIWAGAAALEQRSGARHARPVHPLPMINRLLASPGPVWLGTIAYALYLWHWPLLIFFLNWRGKEQASFLDGVCLLVVSIGLAWLTKRYIEDPLRTRTAPGGRDRATRRLPSYTAVLTSILLVLSMSGAVAIGMWQRHVATLTVDTADLDPRDYPGARALLDGAPVPALDPQPTPLAVIEDFPETSTDGYMSSFEDPSIHVGVYGDPNAQRTVALAGGSHAEMWISALHLLGKRHHFRVTTYLKMGCPLSTEELPSMQNGVPYPQCHDWVQRVIPRIIADRPDAVFTTSTRPDTAAAGDVLPDTYVPVFERFTDAGIPVLGMRDTPWPHDARGAIDTPTCLADGGNGESCGTDRASALDARDPAAALAATDPLFHALDLSDGVCTPERCPAIVGNIIVYKDWHHLSATYVRSLTDGLGVQLRRALPWTGGVGG